Sequence from the Streptosporangium brasiliense genome:
GCACGAACACCCGGGGCGAGTGCTTGGGGATCCAGTAGCTGGTCGGGCCGCACACGGTGTTGCCCGGGACGCCGCGCACGCCGAGGAGCTGGGAGCGGGGCCTGGCCCAGTCGCCGATGCAGGAGATGTTGCTGTTGCCGTACCGGTCGAGCTGGCTAGCCCCCAGCATGACGTGCCGCCTGCCGTTGAGCACCAGCCACAGGTGGTCCCGGAGGGGCAGCCAGCCCTCGACCACCCCGGGCGTCCCGCCCAGCGGCGGCACGTCCCCGGTCAGCAGGCACGTCCCGTCATGGGTGATCAGGTGGGGCTCGAAGGTGAGCCGGGCCAGCCGGGCGGCCAGCATGGTGATCGCGCCGCCGATGCCGGCGGCGAGGATCTCCCCGTCCCCCCGGAACGCCTCGGCGCAGGCGACGACGCACACCTCGGCGCGTGTGGCGGTGATCGTCACGTGTCCCTCCCGGGGGCCGGTGTCCTGAACTGTCCGGTGCGGCGGCGCCGGAGGGGGCCGGCGCTCACGCGCCCTCCCGTGCCTGCCGTACGGCCTCCTGGTAGGAGGTCTCGTCGCCGGACAGGTAGCGCTCCCGGAACGCCTTCCACGCCTGCGGGTCGGCGGCGGCGGCCACGTAGGCCCGCTGGAAGGTCTCGTCGCGGCCGTAGTCCGGCTCGCAGGTGGAGAAGTGGGCGCCGCCGGGCGTCTCCACCACGCCGGTCACCATGGACCTGCTGATCAGCAGCGACTGGAGCGGGCCTTCCTTGAGCAGGTCGGCGGTGTCCACCAGGCGCTCGCAGGAGACGTAGCAGCGCTCGGCGGCCTTGGCGTAGAGGTCGTCGAAGTAGGGGTCGGGGCCGAGATACTGGGCGTTGCCGAGGTGGTCGGCCCGGTTGAGGTGGACGAGCGCGGCGTCCATGGTCAGCGCGGGGACCGCGATCAGCTCCTCGCCGTCGGGGTAGGGGGAGCGGACGGTCCGCAGGCCGGGGTTGACCCGCGTCACGTCCGAGCCGAGCCCGGCCCGGGTCGGCAGGAAGGGCAGCCGGTGCGCCGCCGCGAGCAGGCCGAACATGAACATGCCCTCGTCGTACTCGGTGAACTCCACGGCGCCGCTCTGCCGGGCGGCCCGGAAGTGCGGTTCGAGGGGGATCGAGTCGAGCGTGACGAAGGGCGCGATCACCCTGCGGACCTTGCCGTGGGCGCAGAGCAGGCCGACGTCGGCGCCGCCGTAGGAGACGATCGTCAGGTCTTCGAGGGGGGAGCGGCACAGCGCGCGGACCAGGGCCATCGGCTTGCGCCGCGAGCCCCAGCCGCCGATCCCGACCGTCATGCCGCTGCGCAGCGAGCCGACGATCTCCTCGACCGACATCACCTTGCCGCTCATCGATCCTCCTCGCCCGGCGCCCCGTCCGCCCCGGCCTCGCCGGAGACGAACGCGTCGCGGTGTCTGTCGCCGGCGCCCATCAGGTTGAGTTCGAAGGTGAAGCCCTGCTCGAACCGGTAGCTGCGCCTGACGTCGACCGGGTCGATGCCGTTGAGCGACTCCTTGGCCCGGCGGATGACGTAGGGGTCCTTGGCGGCGATCGCGGAGGCGATGTCGAGGGCGGCCTCGCGCAGCTTGTCGCGGGGGACGACCTCCAGCACCGAGCCGAAGGCGCGCAGTTCGGCGGCGGTGACGGTGCGGCAGGTGTAGACCATGGCGCGCATCAGGTGCTGGGGGACCAGCCGGGCCAGGTGGGTGGCCGCGCCCAGCGCGCCGCGGTCCACCTCCGGCAGGCCGAAGTAGGCGTTCTCGGCGGCCACGACGATGTCGGCGTTGCCCGCCAGGCCGACGCCGCCGCCCAGGCAGAACCCGTGCACGGCGGCGATCACCGGGACCTCGCACTCGTAGACCGCCGCGAAGGCCGCCGCGCATCCCCGGTTGGCCCCGACCAGGGCGGCGTGCCCGGGGGTGGCCTGCATCTCCTTGACGTCCACCCCGGCGTTGAAGCCCCGGCCCTCGGCGCGCAGCACCACCGCGCGGGTGACGGGGTCGCGTCCGGCCTCCCGCAGGGCCCGCGCCAGCTCGAACCAGCCCGAGACGGTCAACGCGTTGACCGGGGGCACGTCCATGACCACCTCGGCGACCGGTCCGCCGCCGTGCAGAGTGATTCCCATCGCGCCTCACTGTATTCACCTAACGCTTGCTTGGTACGGTAGCACGCGACAGGCCGGGCGGAAGGAAGACGGTGAGGGTGTCATGCGGGTCTCCTACGACTACGCCGGATCGGTCGTGCTGGTCACCGGTGGGACCAAGGGACTCGGCGCCGGGATCGCCGGCGCCTTCCTGGCCGCCGGGGCCCGGGTGGTGGTGTGCGCGCGCCAGGAGCCGCGGGCGCTGCCGGCGGGCATCGGGTTCGTCGCGGCCGACGTGCGGGACCCGGCCGAGGTGGACCGGCTGGTCGGGGAGATCGAGGAGCGGCACGGGCGGCTCGACACGGTGGTCAGCAACGCGGGCGGTTCGCCGTACGCGCCGCTGGCCGGGACCTCGCCGCGGCTGCACGCCCGGATCGTCGAGCTCAACCTGATCGCTCCGCTGCTGGTCGCCCAGCGCGCCCACCCGCTCCTGGCCGCGGTGGGCGGCTCGATCATCATGATCGGCAGTTCGAGCGGCGCGCGTCCCTCGCCCGGCACCTCCGCCTACGGCGCGGCCAAGGCGGGCCTGCACCACCTGGCCGCCTGCCTGGCCGCCGAGTGGGCGCCGCGGGTCCGCGTCAACACGGTGGTCGTCGGCCTCGCCGAGACCGAGAGCGCGGCCGATCACTACGGCGGCCCCGAGGGGGTCCGGCGGATGGGCGCCGCCGTCCCCGCGGGCCGGATGGCCCTGCCCGAGGACGTGGCCGGGGCGTGTCTGTGGCTGGCCGCCCCCGGTTATGTGACCGGGGCCGAGCTCCTCCTGCACGGCGGCGGGGAGATCCCCGCCTGGCGGCGGATCGCTTCTGGACACGGCGGGTGAACCCCCGGGAAACTCTGCATGATCACGACGGAGGACCTTGCATGGAAGGACCTTGCATGAGCGGCATCTGTGACGGGCGTGTGGTGATCGTGACCGGGGCCGGGCGCGGCATCGGGCGGGAACACGCCCTTGAGTTCGCCAGGCAGGGGGCGAAGGTCGTGGTCAACGACCTCGGCGCGGGTCCCCGGGGAGACGGCCGCTCCGGGGTGCCCGCGCTGGAGGTGGCCGCCGAGATCCGCGCGCTGGGGGGCCAGGCGATGGCCAACAGCGACGACGTCGCCGACTGGGACGGCGCGGCGCGGCTGGTCAAGACGGCGCTGAGCGCCTACGGCCGGCTGGACGTGCTGGTGAACAACGCCGGGTTCGTCCGCGACCGGATGCTGGTCTCGATGACCGAGCAGGAGTGGGACGAGGTGATCCGGGTGCACCTCAAGGGCCACTTCCTGCCGCTGCGCCACGCCGGGGCGCACTGGCGGGAGCGGTCGAAGGCGGGGGAGCCGGTGGACGCCCGCGTGATCAACACCTCCTCCGGCGCCGGACTGCTCGGCAGCGTGGGGCAGGGCAACTACGCCGCGGCCAAGGCGGGCATCGTGGCGCTCACCCAGGTGGCCGCCGCCGAGCTCGGCCGCTACGGCGTCACGGTGAACGCGATCGCCCCGGCCGCGCGGACCCGGATGACCGAGGAGGTCTTCGCCACGACGATGGCCAGGCCCGCGGACGGCTTCGACGCGATGGACCCGGCCAACGTGGCGCCGCTGGTGGCATGGCTCGGCTCGGCGAGGTCCGCCCACGTCACGGGGCGGGTCTTCGAGGTCGAGGGCGGCGTCCTCTCCCTCGCCGACGGCTGGCGGCACGGCCCCCGCGCCGACCGGGGCGCCCGCTGGGAGCCCGCCGAGATCGGCGACGCGGTCGCCGGGCTCCTGGCCGAGGCGGCCGAGCCGGAGCCCGTCTACGGGGCGTAGCCGCGGAGGCCCGGGGCTGGGCCGGGGCTGGCGAGCGGCTCTGTGTAAGGTCCTTGATGTTTGGTTGGTGCTGACATGAGGGGCTTTCAATGAGCGTTTCCGCGGCTTATGTGACTTTCGCAGACCCGGACGGGGGCGACGACGAGAAGGAGCTCGCTCTCGCCGCCTGGGCCGAGGCCGGGATCGCCGGGCGGATCGTGCGCTGGGACGACCCCGAGGCCGACTGGGCCGCCTTTGACGCCGTCGTGGTCCGCTCCGCCTGGGACTACGTGGACCGGCGGGCGGAGTTCCTCGACTGGGCCCGCCGCGTCGAGTCCGTCACCCGGCTGCTCAACCCGGCCGCCGTGCTTGAGCGCAACACCGACAAGACCTACCTGCGGGACCTGAAGGCGCCGGCCATCCCCACCTACTGGGTCGGGCCGGGCGAGGAGGCCGACTTCCCGGTCCTCGACGAGTATGTGGTCAAGCCCACGGTGTCGGCCGGGGCCCGCGACACGATCAGGACCGGCGACCGCGGGGAGGCCGGGGCCCACGCCGCCCGGCTGGTCGCCGAGGGGCGGACCGCGATGATCCAGCCCTATCTGGACATGGTCGAGACCGAGGGGGAGACCTCGCTGCTCTACTTCGGCGGCCGGTTCAGCCACGCCATCCGGCGCAACCCGATGCTGGCCGGCAACGCCACCGGGCCGGGGCGCGGGAACGGCCACGGTGAGCTCCGCACTCCCGGGGGCGACCAGCTCGCCCTGGCCGAGCAGGTGCTGGCCGAGTTCCCCGACGTGCTCTACGCCCGGGTGGACCTGGTCCGCCTGCCCGACGGCAGCCCGGTCCTCATCGAGCTGGAGCTCACCGAGCCCTACCTGTTCCTGCGCTACGCGCCCGAGGCCGCGGCCAACCTGGCCCGCGCGCTGGGCGCGGCGCTCTGACCCGCGCGCCGGCGGCCGGGTAGGCCGCCGGACGGTCAGGTGAGCGCGGGCTCGTCGACGAGGGCGGCGCGGACGGCCGACGGGTCGCCGCCGGAGAGCGGGACGGCGAAGACCGCCGTCCGCCCGCCGGCGGCGTAGACCACGAACCGCAGGCCGTCCTCGTCCCACACGTCCTGGACGTCGGAGGTGAGCCGCGCCGACGTCGAGCAGTAGGCGGGGCTGAGGTAGAGCAGGCGCAGGGTGACCTCCAGCGGGATCTCCTGCGGTGCGGGCGGGGCGAGCGGTCTGCGCAGCCGTACGAGCAGCCGGCGCAGGGGCATCAGCCAGTGGCGGTCCAGCTCCGCCGAGAGCCCCAGCAGGACGGCGATCTCCACCAGGCCCAGGACCGCGAGCGGCGGGTCCAGCGGGTACGGCCGCGCCCAGAGCGCCGCGACGCCCATGACGAGCAGGAGCCCCGCCCGGGCGAAGGCGCGCCGGTCCGCCGGGCGGGAGTGCGTGCCCAGGCAACCGCAGGACGCGGCGGGCGCGGCCAGGCGCGCATAGGTGAGATAGGCGAGGAATCCCGCGGAGAGCGCGGCGCCGGCCGCGCCCTCCGCGGGCAGGACCGGCGGCAGCAGCAGCGCGGCCGCCACCGCGAGCTCCAGCACCCCGACGAGCCGGAGCGCGGGGACCGCGCGCGCCGAGCCGACCAGCCGGGCCAGCGCGCTCTGCCCGGCCCGCGCCCGCATCTTCCGGCTGAGCAGTTTCACCAGCGCGGCCCAGAGCAGGAAGGAGCCGATCACATACGGCTGCAGCGCGGCGATCCCATGCATCTGTCGCTCCTAATGAGGGGAGAAGACGGTGGCGATGTCGACTTCGTTGGTGTCGGGCCGCCAGGCGCCCAGGACCTGCACGTGCTGGCTCACCCGCAGCAGCGACAGGTCGGCGGAGGGCGGCGAGTCGGAGTAGACGGCGACCGATCTGCCCGGCACGCGGTGGCAGAGGATCTCCTGCCCCTTGTGGTCCAGGTGGATCTTCTCGCTGGTGATGTTCCTGATGTGGCCCTTGATGTTGACGATGTTGAGCCACACCGCCTCGGCGGCGAGCACCCCGTCGGGCATCCGGACGCCCCGGGCGTAGAGCCCGTCACCGGGTCTGGCCTGGTCGAAGGCGACGGGACCGAGCTTCCACAGGCTCGTGCCGTCGACGACCCTGATGCGGTGGAAGACCATGTTCGATCCCAGGACGAAGAGCGTGTTGTCCTTGATGGAACGGATCCGTCCCTCGGCGAAGTTGGGGTCGGGGGTGCCGGGCTCGATCTCGGGTGCCACGGCGCCGAAGGCCGCCTCCGGGCCGAGCGATCCCAGCGCGGTCGCGGCGACGACGCCGGCTCCGCCGCCGAGCAGGGCGGACTTGAGCAGTTGCCTTCTGCTGGTCATCGGACCGCCTCCTAGGGGACCGAGATCTCGCACGGCCGCAGGCCGGTCGAGAGGCTGGCGATCCGGCTGTAGGCGGCCGGGGTCAGGTCGATCAGCCGGTTGCTCGCGCAGGTCGCGCCGCAGCAGCTGCGCTCGCCGCAGAACAGGTCCGTCTGCGGTCCGCAGTCGGCGATGGAGGTGACGACGGCGGCGCCGCTGCACAGCGCCGTGATGCGGTGGTTGAAACCGCAGGTCCTGCGGGACAGCGAGACGCCGCAGCTGTCCGGCCGGGTGATCGACCAGCAGGCGTCGGAGGTGTTGGGCCAGGCGTGTTGCAGGTTCCCGGAGTTGCAGGTGCCGCAGGCTCCCTTACCGGTGCTGCTGCACGGCCCCCAGGCCGTGCCGCAGCAGAACCAGGAGACTTCTCCTTGGACTGCTGCGAGTAAGTCGACGGGCGGGTCAGTGGGCTGGCTGCGCGCCATGCGCATCCTCCTGGGGTGGGCTCCGACGGTCCCCCGGGTCCGATGGTGCAGCTGTGTGGAAATTTTCTGACTTATCTCATCAAAACATGTAATTAATCTCCGTCAATGCCCGATCCGGAGCCGGCCGCCAAGTCACCCGAGCCTGATGCGGGGGTCGAGGAGGGCGCCTGGACGGGCGGCACCACCTGGTCGCGGTCACCGCGCGCAGCAACCGCAGCAAAGCCGACAAGGATCCCGGCCAGTGGCTGCCGCCGTATGCCCCGACCCGCTGCCGGTGTCTGGCCGAATGGATCGCGGTCAAGCTGCGCTGGGCCTTGAGCGTCGATCCGGCGGGGAAACAAGCGCTGATCGCGCTCGCCGGGGACCGCCCCCACGCGCCCCCGCCAGGGACAACCCCGCCCGCCGGCGACCGGGACCTCGCACCCCCTCGGCTGTCCCGCCCGCGGGAGTCCATCTCATCGACGGTTCGGGCGGGAGCGTGACTTTCCAGCGCCGGCGGTGCGCGCCGGAGGAA
This genomic interval carries:
- a CDS encoding cell wall protein codes for the protein MTSRRQLLKSALLGGGAGVVAATALGSLGPEAAFGAVAPEIEPGTPDPNFAEGRIRSIKDNTLFVLGSNMVFHRIRVVDGTSLWKLGPVAFDQARPGDGLYARGVRMPDGVLAAEAVWLNIVNIKGHIRNITSEKIHLDHKGQEILCHRVPGRSVAVYSDSPPSADLSLLRVSQHVQVLGAWRPDTNEVDIATVFSPH
- a CDS encoding SDR family oxidoreductase encodes the protein MRVSYDYAGSVVLVTGGTKGLGAGIAGAFLAAGARVVVCARQEPRALPAGIGFVAADVRDPAEVDRLVGEIEERHGRLDTVVSNAGGSPYAPLAGTSPRLHARIVELNLIAPLLVAQRAHPLLAAVGGSIIMIGSSSGARPSPGTSAYGAAKAGLHHLAACLAAEWAPRVRVNTVVVGLAETESAADHYGGPEGVRRMGAAVPAGRMALPEDVAGACLWLAAPGYVTGAELLLHGGGEIPAWRRIASGHGG
- a CDS encoding SDR family oxidoreductase, with the translated sequence MSGICDGRVVIVTGAGRGIGREHALEFARQGAKVVVNDLGAGPRGDGRSGVPALEVAAEIRALGGQAMANSDDVADWDGAARLVKTALSAYGRLDVLVNNAGFVRDRMLVSMTEQEWDEVIRVHLKGHFLPLRHAGAHWRERSKAGEPVDARVINTSSGAGLLGSVGQGNYAAAKAGIVALTQVAAAELGRYGVTVNAIAPAARTRMTEEVFATTMARPADGFDAMDPANVAPLVAWLGSARSAHVTGRVFEVEGGVLSLADGWRHGPRADRGARWEPAEIGDAVAGLLAEAAEPEPVYGA
- a CDS encoding MauE/DoxX family redox-associated membrane protein — protein: MHGIAALQPYVIGSFLLWAALVKLLSRKMRARAGQSALARLVGSARAVPALRLVGVLELAVAAALLLPPVLPAEGAAGAALSAGFLAYLTYARLAAPAASCGCLGTHSRPADRRAFARAGLLLVMGVAALWARPYPLDPPLAVLGLVEIAVLLGLSAELDRHWLMPLRRLLVRLRRPLAPPAPQEIPLEVTLRLLYLSPAYCSTSARLTSDVQDVWDEDGLRFVVYAAGGRTAVFAVPLSGGDPSAVRAALVDEPALT
- a CDS encoding ATP-grasp domain-containing protein — encoded protein: MTFADPDGGDDEKELALAAWAEAGIAGRIVRWDDPEADWAAFDAVVVRSAWDYVDRRAEFLDWARRVESVTRLLNPAAVLERNTDKTYLRDLKAPAIPTYWVGPGEEADFPVLDEYVVKPTVSAGARDTIRTGDRGEAGAHAARLVAEGRTAMIQPYLDMVETEGETSLLYFGGRFSHAIRRNPMLAGNATGPGRGNGHGELRTPGGDQLALAEQVLAEFPDVLYARVDLVRLPDGSPVLIELELTEPYLFLRYAPEAAANLARALGAAL
- a CDS encoding enoyl-CoA hydratase family protein, coding for MGITLHGGGPVAEVVMDVPPVNALTVSGWFELARALREAGRDPVTRAVVLRAEGRGFNAGVDVKEMQATPGHAALVGANRGCAAAFAAVYECEVPVIAAVHGFCLGGGVGLAGNADIVVAAENAYFGLPEVDRGALGAATHLARLVPQHLMRAMVYTCRTVTAAELRAFGSVLEVVPRDKLREAALDIASAIAAKDPYVIRRAKESLNGIDPVDVRRSYRFEQGFTFELNLMGAGDRHRDAFVSGEAGADGAPGEEDR
- a CDS encoding CoA transferase subunit A is translated as MSGKVMSVEEIVGSLRSGMTVGIGGWGSRRKPMALVRALCRSPLEDLTIVSYGGADVGLLCAHGKVRRVIAPFVTLDSIPLEPHFRAARQSGAVEFTEYDEGMFMFGLLAAAHRLPFLPTRAGLGSDVTRVNPGLRTVRSPYPDGEELIAVPALTMDAALVHLNRADHLGNAQYLGPDPYFDDLYAKAAERCYVSCERLVDTADLLKEGPLQSLLISRSMVTGVVETPGGAHFSTCEPDYGRDETFQRAYVAAAADPQAWKAFRERYLSGDETSYQEAVRQAREGA
- a CDS encoding CoA-transferase subunit beta; this encodes MTATRAEVCVVACAEAFRGDGEILAAGIGGAITMLAARLARLTFEPHLITHDGTCLLTGDVPPLGGTPGVVEGWLPLRDHLWLVLNGRRHVMLGASQLDRYGNSNISCIGDWARPRSQLLGVRGVPGNTVCGPTSYWIPKHSPRVFVPKVDMVSGVGHDRAAEAGPSAYRHHDLRRVVTDLAVLDFDTPDHSMRLASVHPGVTVAEVVERTGFRLAVPDTVPRTRLPTGEELRVLREVLDPGSLREREVPDPGPPGAPAAAAAPGPPGAASPRERGAPA